One Gossypium hirsutum isolate 1008001.06 chromosome A11, Gossypium_hirsutum_v2.1, whole genome shotgun sequence genomic window carries:
- the LOC121210055 gene encoding uncharacterized protein, translating to MEDQYKWLVEKFKALESVDNYCGMDARELSLVPDLVLPPKFKIPEFERYNGTSCPEAHITMFCRRMMGLFNNDQLLIHCFQDSLAGAAAKWYNQLSRTQVKSWKDLAQAFMKQYDHITDIAPDRITLQNMEKNPSESFRQYAQRWREVATQVQPPLLEKETTMLFINTLKAPFITYMLGNATKSFVDIVMSGEMIENAIRSGKIEVGENTRRSAPKKRENEVGNVSSGYAKSATVNQSRAIVTGQQASPRREPNMRQNTEKFQFTPISVTYKELYKRITGHSIENCTSFKRCVERLIKAGVLKFDDTPGTGNPLPSHTDKGVNAIIENVGRKVKLNIAELRTPLKLVWNEMQKRSLVPQGLGDKIQDTRNYCEFHHEKDHEIQNCIEFRALVQGLMDDKELEFFKSVEEGDVYSLGGESSEEGGRASRPVIIISKPRVSEVEARITPRVIIQKPTASPYKDSIGCIGIITVV from the exons ATGGAGGACCAATATAAATGGTTGGTTGAGAAGTTCAAGGCGTTGGAAAGTGTTGATAATTACTGCGGAATGGATGCCAGAGAGTTGAGTCTAGTCCCAGATTTGGTATTACCTCCCAAGTTCAAAATACCAGAATTTGAAAGATACAACGGAACTAGTTGCCCTGAGGCTCACATCACGATGTTTTGTCGGAGAATGATGGGTCTTTTCAATAATGATCAGTTGTTGATTCACTGTTTTCAAGACAGTTTGGCTGGGGCTGcggccaaatggtacaatcagttgagtcgtACGCAAGTTAAGTCATGGAAGGACTTAGCTCAGGCCTTCATGAAGCAGTACGACCATATAACAGATATAGCACCGGACCGGATCACACTCCAGAATATGGAGAAGAATCCAAGCGAAAGCTTCCGGCAGTATGCTCAGAGATGGAGAGAGGTCGCTACACAGGTCCAACCACCGTTGCTAGAAAAAGAAACAACcatgctcttcatcaatacatTGAAGGCGCCTTTCATTACTTATATGTTAGGTAACGCAACCAAGAGCTTTGTAGACATAGTAATGTCTggcgaaatgatagaaaatgccataagatCAGGTAAGATAGAAGTCGGAGAGAACACGAGAAGGTCAGCCCcgaagaaaagagagaatgaagTAGGTAATGTGAGCTCAGGCTACGCAAAATCGGCCACTGTTAATCAGTCAAGGGCGATAGTCACAGGCCAGCAGGCCTCACCAAGGCGGGAGCCTAACATGAGACAGAATACAGAGAAGTTTCAATTTACTCCCATATCAGTGACATATAAGGAGTTGTACAAAA GGATTacggggcactcgatagaaaactgtACCTCATTTAAAAGGTGCGTGGAAAGGCTTATCAAAGCAGGTGTTCTAAAATTTGATGATACACCTGGTACAGGAAATCCGTTGCCCAGTCAtactgataaaggggtaaacgcgatAATTGAGAATGTGGGGAGAAAAGTCAAGCTGAATATCGCGGAGCTGAGAACCCCATTGAAGCTAGTTTGGAATGAAATGCAGAAGAGAAGTTTAGTCCCGCAAGGGTTAGGAGATAAAATCCAAGATACACGGAACtattgtgagttccatcatgAGAAAGATCACGAGATCCAGAATTGTATTGAGTTCAGAGCCCTAGTACAGGGTCTAATGGATGATAAGGAATTGGAGTTCTTTAAGTCTGTCGAAGAAGGGGATGTATACTCGCTAGGAGGAGAGTCGAGTGAAGAAGGCGGCAGAGCCAGCCGTCCAGTGATAATTATTTCGAAGCCTAGAGTTAGTGAAGTAGAAGCAAGAATTACACCAAGAGTTATAATCCAAAAGCCAACAGCTTCCCCTTATAAAGATAGCATAGGGTGCATTGGAATTATAACTGTAGTATAG
- the LOC107927271 gene encoding E3 ubiquitin-protein ligase RFI2 isoform X1, whose protein sequence is MGLGSNGGDDVVVDDGDDGGDGGAGCGNGGKSFGSVSCSICLETVTDNGDRSWAKLQCGHQFHLDCIGSAFNVKGAMQCPNCRKIEKGQWLYANGCRSYPEFNVDDWAHDEDLYDLSFSEMSFGVHWCPFGSLARLPTFEEGELSSTTYHELLGQNAIFSEHSAPAAHPCPYVAYFGPTVHPSSSNSSGSVSDSSSYNNHWNGPSVPGEVPASYAFPAMDHHYHNWEHHSPPFSTSSSRVGSSDQSSNPPVSQRSARSGSDMPRSGSFMRPYVVGHSSGARAGSSVASSLIPPYPGSNARAHDRVQALQAYYQQQHPSTSPSIRTPVISGSRRSSSHRIHAQVGPVASSSDQVGGFHFFPSGTPVRNFQEAENPLSTRFHAWERDHLPSFSINQVDRDSAWGAFHQSAGAPDPGIRSGSFRQRHGSERMSSHNHS, encoded by the exons ATGGGATTAGGGAGTAATGGTGGGGATGATGTTGTGGTGGATGACGGTGATGACGGTGGAGATGGTGGTGCTGGCTGCGGAAATGGAGGAAAGTCTTTCGGTTCGGTTTCGTGCTCGATTTGCCTCGAAACGGTTACTGATAATGGGGATCGGTCGTGGGCTAAGCTTCAATGCGGTCATCAGTTTCATTTGG ATTGTATTGGTTCAGCCTTCAATGTAAAGGGCGCGATGCAATGCCCAAATTGTAGAAAAATTGAGAAAGGTCAATGGCTTTATGCCAATGGTTGCCGTTCGTATCCAGAGTTTAATGTGGATGATTGGGCACATGATGAGGACCTTTATGACCTAAGTTTCTCAGAAATG tcATTTGGAGTTCACTGGTGTCCATTTGGAAGCTTAGCACGACTTCCTACATTCGA GGAAGGAGAGTTATCATCAACCACAT ATCATGAATTACTGGGACAGAATGCCATCTTTTCTGAACATTCAGCACCTGCTGCTCATCCATGCCCATATGTAGCTTACTTTGGGCCCACAGTTCATCCATCATCCTCAAATTCCAGTGGAAGTGTTTCAGATAGTTCTAGTTACAACAATCACTGGAATGGTCCATCAGTGCCTGGTGAGGTACCTGCATCTTATGCTTTTCCTGCAATGGATCACCATTACCATAATTGGGAGCATCATTCCCCGCCATTCTCCACATCTAGCAGTCGAGTTGGTAGTTCTGATCAATCTTCAAATCCTCCTGTCAGTCAAAGGTCTGCCAGGAGTGGTTCTGATATGCCAAGATCAGGATCTTTTATGCGTCCGTATGTTGTTGGCCACAG TTCTGGTGCTAGAGCAGGGAGTTCAGTGGCATCCTCATTGATTCCTCCTTACCCTGGTAGCAATGCTCGAGCCCATGATAGAGTTCAAGCCCTCCAGGCGTACTATCAACAACAACATCCGAGCACTTCGCCATCAATAAGGACACCTGTTATTTCTGGCTCCCGAAGGTCAAGCAGTCACAGAATTCATGCTCAAGTAGGGCCAGTGGCTTCATCATCTGACCAGGTGGGTGGCTTCCATTTCTTTCCATCGGGTACTCCAGTCCGTAACTTTCAAGAGGCTGAAAATCCTCTATCAACTCGGTTCCATGCTTGGGAAAGAGATCATTTGCCTTCGTTTTCAATAAACCAGGTCGACAGAGACTCAGCATGGGGTGCCTTCCATCAGTCTGCTGGTGCACCAGATCCTGGCATAAGATCCGGCAGTTTCCGCCAAAGGCATGGATCTGAGAGGATGTCTTCACATAATCATTCATAG
- the LOC107927271 gene encoding E3 ubiquitin-protein ligase RFI2 isoform X2, whose protein sequence is MGLGSNGGDDVVVDDGDDGGDGGAGCGNGGKSFGSVSCSICLETVTDNGDRSWAKLQCGHQFHLDCIGSAFNVKGAMQCPNCRKIEKGQWLYANGCRSYPEFNVDDWAHDEDLYDLSFSEMSFGVHWCPFGSLARLPTFEEGELSSTTYHELLGQNAIFSEHSAPAAHPCPYVAYFGPTVHPSSSNSSGSVSDSSSYNNHWNGPSVPGEVPASYAFPAMDHHYHNWEHHSPPFSTSSSRVGSSDQSSNPPVSQRSARSGSDMPRSGSFMRPYVVGHSSGARAGSSVASSLIPPYPGSNARAHDRVQALQAYYQQQHPSTSPSIRTPVISGSRRSSSHRIHAQVGPVASSSDQVDRDSAWGAFHQSAGAPDPGIRSGSFRQRHGSERMSSHNHS, encoded by the exons ATGGGATTAGGGAGTAATGGTGGGGATGATGTTGTGGTGGATGACGGTGATGACGGTGGAGATGGTGGTGCTGGCTGCGGAAATGGAGGAAAGTCTTTCGGTTCGGTTTCGTGCTCGATTTGCCTCGAAACGGTTACTGATAATGGGGATCGGTCGTGGGCTAAGCTTCAATGCGGTCATCAGTTTCATTTGG ATTGTATTGGTTCAGCCTTCAATGTAAAGGGCGCGATGCAATGCCCAAATTGTAGAAAAATTGAGAAAGGTCAATGGCTTTATGCCAATGGTTGCCGTTCGTATCCAGAGTTTAATGTGGATGATTGGGCACATGATGAGGACCTTTATGACCTAAGTTTCTCAGAAATG tcATTTGGAGTTCACTGGTGTCCATTTGGAAGCTTAGCACGACTTCCTACATTCGA GGAAGGAGAGTTATCATCAACCACAT ATCATGAATTACTGGGACAGAATGCCATCTTTTCTGAACATTCAGCACCTGCTGCTCATCCATGCCCATATGTAGCTTACTTTGGGCCCACAGTTCATCCATCATCCTCAAATTCCAGTGGAAGTGTTTCAGATAGTTCTAGTTACAACAATCACTGGAATGGTCCATCAGTGCCTGGTGAGGTACCTGCATCTTATGCTTTTCCTGCAATGGATCACCATTACCATAATTGGGAGCATCATTCCCCGCCATTCTCCACATCTAGCAGTCGAGTTGGTAGTTCTGATCAATCTTCAAATCCTCCTGTCAGTCAAAGGTCTGCCAGGAGTGGTTCTGATATGCCAAGATCAGGATCTTTTATGCGTCCGTATGTTGTTGGCCACAG TTCTGGTGCTAGAGCAGGGAGTTCAGTGGCATCCTCATTGATTCCTCCTTACCCTGGTAGCAATGCTCGAGCCCATGATAGAGTTCAAGCCCTCCAGGCGTACTATCAACAACAACATCCGAGCACTTCGCCATCAATAAGGACACCTGTTATTTCTGGCTCCCGAAGGTCAAGCAGTCACAGAATTCATGCTCAAGTAGGGCCAGTGGCTTCATCATCTGACCAG GTCGACAGAGACTCAGCATGGGGTGCCTTCCATCAGTCTGCTGGTGCACCAGATCCTGGCATAAGATCCGGCAGTTTCCGCCAAAGGCATGGATCTGAGAGGATGTCTTCACATAATCATTCATAG